The window GCAAAAAGGGAATGATTTTGGCTTCCTGCCCTTTCTCTAAAATGCGGGTAAAATCGTCAACTATGCTCATGGTGGTATTAGTTGGCCAGCTTTTTTTTAACTGCTAAAATATGTTTGCAAATGCCCCGCTCGCCCTGGTTTTTACTAAACCAGGTACAGGTGCACTGGGCTTTATCGCCGTTTAATACAACCATGTGGTGTACGCCGCTGCCTTCCACACGGGCTTCTACCTTATCATCCTGTTGTTTGGTTATCTGTACCTTGCCTTCTTGCAAAAGCTTTTCGGCATCCTTTAAACGCGGGTTAAGGCTCATGATGCGGCTAAGCTTAAAGGGTAGGCGGCGGTAAAAAAAGTTGTTCTCATCCAGATCGTAGCCCAGCAAGCCAATGGCCGAGAGGCGGCCGGTAATGTTATCTACCTTTTGCATATCCAGGCCTTCGTTTACGGCCAGCAGGGTAGGGTTAAACTCCTGGTTGGCATAGCTGTAGTTATCCAGCGATTCTACCCAGTTATCAGGCACATCTTCTATCAATGATTCAAGCGCGGCGCCCTCGCCCGAGAAGCCCCGCCAGGCATCGCGTGAAATGGACAGGCTAAACCGTACTGGCCCAATATAAATTTGCCAGGTGGTTGATTGCATGGTAGCATGCGGAAACACCCGCAGCTCATCGGCAATGGCCAGCAGGGGCTCTATCAGTTTTAACCGGTGCACACCGCCAACCGTAATGGCATCGCCCGATTTTACGGGCGAAAACATGGGTTTGCCGCCGCGGGTTATCAAATAATAATCTGTTTTGGGTTTGCCCAGCGGGATGGTTTTAAACAGCTGCAAGGCCTGGAGGCGGTTAAAACTGTGCACCTTTTCCGATCCGGCCAAAAACATTTGTACCGAGGTAAGCCCTTTTATCCATTTGGTAGGCAGGGGCACTTTGCGCTCTACCACCTTTTCGCCTTCGCGGTGCAGGGCCACTTCTTTTCGGCCTACTGATAGCAGTACTTTTTCGCTTCGGCGGATATTGCTTAGCGCCGCCAGCATGGGCTGGTTAAAATCGACATTGGTGGTGCCGTTATCCAAAAACTCGCCATCGTGCCCGTCGCCCAAAATATCTACCCGGGCATACACCCCCGCGCAGTGCGAAAATCCCTCAAAGCGGATCTTTTCGTTGCCGGCCGTTACAATAGGGTCTTTAAGCATAGCCAGCTCAAACGGCGACAGGCTAAAGCTCGATTTTACCACGTTGGAGAGCGTTAGCAGGCAACGGGCCACGGTATACGGGTCGGTAAGTTGTCCCCAGAAAAAGCAGGGGGCATTATTTTTTTGTACCTCGCTGTATTTGGCCAAAAAAAGTTCGTCGGTTAATGTCGACTTTTTTA is drawn from Mucilaginibacter ginsenosidivorax and contains these coding sequences:
- a CDS encoding SWIM zinc finger family protein codes for the protein MSETITYQYSQPSTLKKSTLTDELFLAKYSEVQKNNAPCFFWGQLTDPYTVARCLLTLSNVVKSSFSLSPFELAMLKDPIVTAGNEKIRFEGFSHCAGVYARVDILGDGHDGEFLDNGTTNVDFNQPMLAALSNIRRSEKVLLSVGRKEVALHREGEKVVERKVPLPTKWIKGLTSVQMFLAGSEKVHSFNRLQALQLFKTIPLGKPKTDYYLITRGGKPMFSPVKSGDAITVGGVHRLKLIEPLLAIADELRVFPHATMQSTTWQIYIGPVRFSLSISRDAWRGFSGEGAALESLIEDVPDNWVESLDNYSYANQEFNPTLLAVNEGLDMQKVDNITGRLSAIGLLGYDLDENNFFYRRLPFKLSRIMSLNPRLKDAEKLLQEGKVQITKQQDDKVEARVEGSGVHHMVVLNGDKAQCTCTWFSKNQGERGICKHILAVKKKLAN